A window of Drosophila subobscura isolate 14011-0131.10 chromosome E, UCBerk_Dsub_1.0, whole genome shotgun sequence contains these coding sequences:
- the LOC117891670 gene encoding ATP-dependent 6-phosphofructokinase isoform X6, protein MNSEINQRFLARGSQKDKGLAVFTSGGDSQGMNAAVRACVRMAIYLGCKAYFIREGYQGMVDGGDNIQEANWASVSSIIHRGGTIIGSARCADFRERAGRLKAANNLVQKGITNLVVIGGDGSLTGANLFRQEWSSLLDELVKNGTITAAQQEKNSVLHIVGLVGSIDNDFCGTDMTIGTDSALHRIIEAIDAISSTAYSHQRTFIMEVMGRHCGYLALVAGLSSEADFIFIPEMPPKVDWPDRLCTQLAQERSAGQRLNIVIVAEGAMDREGNPITAEDVKKVIDERLKHDARITVLGHVQRGGNPSAFDRILACRMGAEATMALMEATKDSVPVVISLDGNQAVRVPLMECVERTQAVALAMKERRWADAVKLRGRSFERNLETYKMLTRLKPPKECFDADGKGIEGYRLAVMHIGAPSCGMNAAVRSFVRNAIYRGDVVYGIHDGVEGLIAGNVRELGWSDVSGWVGQGGAYLGTKRTLPEGKFKEIAARLKEFKIQGLLIIGGFESYHAAGQIADQRDNYPQFCIPIVVIPSTISNNVPGTEFSLGCDTGLNEITEICDRIRQSAQGTKRRVFVIETMGGYCGYLATLAGLAGGADAAYIYEEKFSIKDLQQDVYHMASKMAEGVSRGLILRNEKACENYSTDFIYRLYSEEGKGLFTCRMNILGHMQQGGSPTPFDRNMGTKMAAKCVDWLADQIKANINANGEVTCKAPDTATLLGIVSRQYRFTPLVDLIGETNFE, encoded by the exons ATGAACTCTGAAATTAATCAACGCTTTCTGGCGCGCGGCTCGCAGAAGGACAAGGGCCTGGCCGTCTTCACCAGCGGTGGCGACTCCCAGGGCATGAACGCCGCAGTGCGTGCCTGCGTGCGTATGGCCATCTACTTGGGATGCAAG GCCTACTTCATCCGCGAGGGCTACCAGGGCATGGTAGACGGCGGTGACAACATTCAGGAGGCCAACTGGGCCTCGGTGTCTTCCATCATCCATCGCGGCGGCACCATTATTGGCTCCGCCCGCTGTGCGGACTTCCGCGAACGCGCTGGTCGCCTCAAGGCCGCCAATAACCTGGTGCAGAAGGGCATCACCAACCTGGTGGTGATTGGCGGCGATGGTTCCCTCACCGGAGCCAACCTGTTCCGTCAGGAGTGGTCCAGCCTGTTGGATGAGCTGGTGAAGAATGGCACCATTACTGCCGCCCAACAGGAAAAGAACAGTGTGTTGCACATTGTGGGATTG GTGGGCTCTATTGACAACGATTTCTGTGGCACGGACATGACCATTGGTACGGACTCTGCCCTGCATCGCATCATCGAGGCTATTGACGCCATCTCGAGCACGGCCTACTCACATCAACGTACCTTCATCATGGAGGTTATGGGTCGTCATTGCGG TTATTTAGCACTTGTTGCCGGATTGTCTAGTGAAGCTGATTTCATATTCATTCCGGAAATGCCACCGAAAGTCGATTGGCCAGATAGGCTGTGCACCCAATTGGCCCAG GAACGATCGGCTGGCCAGCGTCTGAACATTGTCATTGTGGCTGAGGGCGCCATGGACCGTGAGGGTAATCCCATTACCGCTGAGGATGTGAAGAAGGTTATCGATGAACGCTTGAAGCACGATGCCCGCATCACTGTCCTGGGTCACGTGCAGCGCGGTGGCAATCCCAGCGCCTTCGATCGTATTTTG GCATGCCGCATGGGCGCCGAAGCGACTATGGCTCTGATGGAGGCTACCAAGGATTCGGTGCCTGTGGTCATCTCTTTGGATGGCAATCAGGCTGTGCGTGTGCCGCTGATGGAGTGCGTGGAGCGCACTCAGGCAGTGGCCCTGGCCATGAAGGAGAGACGCTGGGCGGATGCCGTCAAGTTGCGTGGTCGCTCCTTCGAACGCAATCTGGAGACATACAAGATGTTGACCCGCTTGAAGCCGCCCAAGGAGTGCTTCGATGCCGATGGCAAGGGCATCGAGGGCTACAGGCTAGCGGTCATGCACATTGGTGCCCCATCTTGCGGCATGAATGCGGCCGTGCGCAGTTTCGTGCGCAATGCCATCTATCGTGGCGACGTTGTCTATGGCATCCACGACGGTGTCGAGGGTCTCATTGCTGGCAATGTGCGCGAATTGGGATG GTCGGATGTGAGTGGATGGGTGGGCCAGGGCGGCGCATATCTGGGCACCAAGCGCACCCTGCCCGAGGGAAAGTTCAAAGAGATCGCAGCCCGTTTGAAGGAGTTCAAGATCCAGGGTCTCCTCATCATCGGTGGATTCGAGAGTTACCATGCCGCCGGACAGATTGCCGATCAGCGCGATAACTATCCACAGTTCTGCATCCCGATCGTGGTCATACCCTCGACGATTTCCAACAATGTGCCCGGCACGGAGTTCTCGCTCGGCTGCGACACGGGCCTGAATGAGATAACGGAGATCTGCGACCGTATCCGTCAGTCGGCCCAGGGCACTAAACGGCGTGTGTTCGTTATCGAGACAATGGGTGGATATTGCGGCTATTTGGCCACGCTCGCGGGTCTGGCCGGTGGTGCGGATGCCGCGTACATTTACGAGGAGAAGTTCTCTATCAAGGACCTGCAGCAGGATGTCTACCACATGGCCAGCAAAATGGCCGAGGGCGTCTCCCGCGGTCTGATTCTGCGCAATGAGAAGGCTTGCGAGAACTACAGCACAGACTTCATCTATCGCCTCTACTCGGAGGAGGGCAAGGGTCTCTTCACCTGCCGTATGAACATCCTCGGACACATGCAGCAGGGAGGATCGCCCACACCCTTCGACCGCAACATGGGCACCAAGATGGCGGCCAAGTGCGTGGACTGGTTGGCCGACCAGATCAAGGCGAATATCAACGCCAACGGCGAGGTCACCTGCAAGGCTCCCGACACCGCCACCTTGCTGGGCATTGTGTCGCGCCAGTACCGCTTCACTCCCCTGGTCGATCTCATTGGCGAGACAAACTTCGAGTGA
- the LOC117891670 gene encoding ATP-dependent 6-phosphofructokinase isoform X5 yields the protein MNSEINQRFLARGSQKDKGLAVFTSGGDSQGMNAAVRACVRMAIYLGCKAYFIREGYQGMVDGGDNIQEANWASVSSIIHRGGTIIGSARCADFRERAGRLKAANNLVQKGITNLVVIGGDGSLTGANLFRQEWSSLLDELVKNGTITAAQQEKNSVLHIVGLVGSIDNDFCGTDMTIGTDSALHRIIEAIDAISSTAYSHQRTFIMEVMGRHCGYLPVVAGIISEADYVFLPEYPPPHDWPAKLVLKLEQERSAGQRLNIVIVAEGAMDREGNPITAEDVKKVIDERLKHDARITVLGHVQRGGNPSAFDRILACRMGAEATMALMEATKDSVPVVISLDGNQAVRVPLMECVERTQAVALAMKERRWADAVKLRGRSFERNLETYKMLTRLKPPKECFDADGKGIEGYRLAVMHIGAPSCGMNAAVRSFVRNAIYRGDVVYGIHDGVEGLIAGNVRELGWSDVSGWVGQGGAYLGTKRTLPEGKFKEIAARLKEFKIQGLLIIGGFESYHAAGQIADQRDNYPQFCIPIVVIPSTISNNVPGTEFSLGCDTGLNEITEICDRIRQSAQGTKRRVFVIETMGGYCGYLATLAGLAGGADAAYIYEEKFSIKDLQQDVYHMASKMAEGVSRGLILRNEKACENYSTDFIYRLYSEEGKGLFTCRMNILGHMQQGGSPTPFDRNMGTKMAAKCVDWLADQIKANINANGEVTCKAPDTATLLGIVSRQYRFTPLVDLIGETNFE from the exons ATGAACTCTGAAATTAATCAACGCTTTCTGGCGCGCGGCTCGCAGAAGGACAAGGGCCTGGCCGTCTTCACCAGCGGTGGCGACTCCCAGGGCATGAACGCCGCAGTGCGTGCCTGCGTGCGTATGGCCATCTACTTGGGATGCAAG GCCTACTTCATCCGCGAGGGCTACCAGGGCATGGTAGACGGCGGTGACAACATTCAGGAGGCCAACTGGGCCTCGGTGTCTTCCATCATCCATCGCGGCGGCACCATTATTGGCTCCGCCCGCTGTGCGGACTTCCGCGAACGCGCTGGTCGCCTCAAGGCCGCCAATAACCTGGTGCAGAAGGGCATCACCAACCTGGTGGTGATTGGCGGCGATGGTTCCCTCACCGGAGCCAACCTGTTCCGTCAGGAGTGGTCCAGCCTGTTGGATGAGCTGGTGAAGAATGGCACCATTACTGCCGCCCAACAGGAAAAGAACAGTGTGTTGCACATTGTGGGATTG GTGGGCTCTATTGACAACGATTTCTGTGGCACGGACATGACCATTGGTACGGACTCTGCCCTGCATCGCATCATCGAGGCTATTGACGCCATCTCGAGCACGGCCTACTCACATCAACGTACCTTCATCATGGAGGTTATGGGTCGTCATTGCGG CTATTTACCAGTTGTGGCTGGCATTATATCCGAGGCAGACTATGTCTTTCTCCCTGAATATCCTCCGCCCCACGATTGGCCAGCTAAACTAGTGCTTAAGTTGGAACAG GAACGATCGGCTGGCCAGCGTCTGAACATTGTCATTGTGGCTGAGGGCGCCATGGACCGTGAGGGTAATCCCATTACCGCTGAGGATGTGAAGAAGGTTATCGATGAACGCTTGAAGCACGATGCCCGCATCACTGTCCTGGGTCACGTGCAGCGCGGTGGCAATCCCAGCGCCTTCGATCGTATTTTG GCATGCCGCATGGGCGCCGAAGCGACTATGGCTCTGATGGAGGCTACCAAGGATTCGGTGCCTGTGGTCATCTCTTTGGATGGCAATCAGGCTGTGCGTGTGCCGCTGATGGAGTGCGTGGAGCGCACTCAGGCAGTGGCCCTGGCCATGAAGGAGAGACGCTGGGCGGATGCCGTCAAGTTGCGTGGTCGCTCCTTCGAACGCAATCTGGAGACATACAAGATGTTGACCCGCTTGAAGCCGCCCAAGGAGTGCTTCGATGCCGATGGCAAGGGCATCGAGGGCTACAGGCTAGCGGTCATGCACATTGGTGCCCCATCTTGCGGCATGAATGCGGCCGTGCGCAGTTTCGTGCGCAATGCCATCTATCGTGGCGACGTTGTCTATGGCATCCACGACGGTGTCGAGGGTCTCATTGCTGGCAATGTGCGCGAATTGGGATG GTCGGATGTGAGTGGATGGGTGGGCCAGGGCGGCGCATATCTGGGCACCAAGCGCACCCTGCCCGAGGGAAAGTTCAAAGAGATCGCAGCCCGTTTGAAGGAGTTCAAGATCCAGGGTCTCCTCATCATCGGTGGATTCGAGAGTTACCATGCCGCCGGACAGATTGCCGATCAGCGCGATAACTATCCACAGTTCTGCATCCCGATCGTGGTCATACCCTCGACGATTTCCAACAATGTGCCCGGCACGGAGTTCTCGCTCGGCTGCGACACGGGCCTGAATGAGATAACGGAGATCTGCGACCGTATCCGTCAGTCGGCCCAGGGCACTAAACGGCGTGTGTTCGTTATCGAGACAATGGGTGGATATTGCGGCTATTTGGCCACGCTCGCGGGTCTGGCCGGTGGTGCGGATGCCGCGTACATTTACGAGGAGAAGTTCTCTATCAAGGACCTGCAGCAGGATGTCTACCACATGGCCAGCAAAATGGCCGAGGGCGTCTCCCGCGGTCTGATTCTGCGCAATGAGAAGGCTTGCGAGAACTACAGCACAGACTTCATCTATCGCCTCTACTCGGAGGAGGGCAAGGGTCTCTTCACCTGCCGTATGAACATCCTCGGACACATGCAGCAGGGAGGATCGCCCACACCCTTCGACCGCAACATGGGCACCAAGATGGCGGCCAAGTGCGTGGACTGGTTGGCCGACCAGATCAAGGCGAATATCAACGCCAACGGCGAGGTCACCTGCAAGGCTCCCGACACCGCCACCTTGCTGGGCATTGTGTCGCGCCAGTACCGCTTCACTCCCCTGGTCGATCTCATTGGCGAGACAAACTTCGAGTGA